From a region of the Paenibacillus sp. R14(2021) genome:
- a CDS encoding ABC transporter permease, whose amino-acid sequence MNTTFRAAVAQCKAELLRTVRNKRFVIFSIVMPVAFFFLFSGTMGGQKMDNGVDFTSYYLMSMTSYGIIGASFSTFSIRLSRERSQGWIRLLKITPLPSWAYIVSKVSAQAIINFFIVIMMFVIGGLAKHIDLPISTWLACGAWIWAGGMSFMALGTLFGSMRNPDAVQVLSTIVYMGLSVLGGLWMPTSTMSQTMQDISKLTPTYRVGQGAWSMLGGGTVEWSSVGILAAYVVVFMLLSSYIMRKQEAV is encoded by the coding sequence ATGAATACGACATTTCGGGCTGCAGTGGCCCAGTGCAAGGCTGAGCTGCTTCGTACCGTGCGCAATAAACGGTTTGTTATTTTCTCGATTGTGATGCCGGTGGCTTTCTTCTTCTTGTTCTCCGGTACGATGGGCGGCCAGAAGATGGATAATGGCGTAGATTTCACCTCGTATTATCTCATGTCCATGACCAGCTACGGCATTATCGGCGCCAGCTTCTCGACGTTCAGTATCCGATTATCGCGCGAACGCTCCCAGGGCTGGATCCGTCTGCTCAAAATCACCCCGCTGCCGTCATGGGCCTACATTGTGTCCAAAGTAAGTGCGCAGGCAATCATTAATTTCTTCATTGTCATCATGATGTTCGTCATCGGCGGATTAGCAAAGCATATCGATCTGCCAATCTCCACTTGGCTTGCATGCGGCGCCTGGATCTGGGCGGGCGGCATGTCGTTCATGGCGCTCGGTACGCTGTTCGGCTCGATGCGCAATCCCGATGCGGTTCAAGTGCTCAGCACCATCGTTTACATGGGCTTATCTGTGCTCGGCGGTTTATGGATGCCGACGTCCACGATGTCGCAAACCATGCAGGACATCTCTAAGCTGACGCCAACCTACCGGGTGGGCCAAGGTGCCTGGAGCATGCTGGGCGGCGGTACGGTCGAGTGGTCGAGCGTCGGTATTCTCGCAGCCTACGTGGTCGTGTTTATGCTATTATCTTCCTATATCATGAGAAAGCAAGAAGCAGTGTAA
- a CDS encoding DMT family transporter, giving the protein MKHERKWMYYMGLALVAAIWGANFGVSRKAMDTFDPVLFAFLRFSLSLPFFFLLLKIKEGSVGIPLKAAWKLILIGLVGVTGLEIAVMYSIKYTTLANASLLNVAPWPIFAALLGPLFLRERITSRLVVGGIAAMAGVCLIILGGSEGFDLSSEHMIGNLLALGISFVGALFNLACMPLMRQYSALRVSTWFITFGVIFMFPLTLHAWGKVDWGSLTGSHYTAIVYNVLICTVFAFVVWNASMFKIGAARANFFRYVVPASAVAAGYLFFDESISTWQLTGTVFMAAGLVWISLERREPAAPVITL; this is encoded by the coding sequence ATGAAACATGAACGCAAATGGATGTACTATATGGGGCTGGCATTGGTCGCCGCCATTTGGGGAGCGAATTTCGGCGTATCGCGTAAAGCGATGGATACCTTTGATCCGGTACTGTTCGCTTTCCTGCGGTTTTCGCTGTCGCTGCCGTTTTTCTTCCTGCTGCTGAAGATCAAGGAAGGCAGTGTCGGCATTCCGCTCAAGGCAGCATGGAAGCTGATACTTATTGGGCTTGTGGGCGTTACGGGACTTGAAATCGCAGTTATGTATTCCATCAAATATACGACGCTTGCCAACGCATCGCTGCTCAATGTGGCACCGTGGCCGATTTTCGCCGCGCTGCTTGGGCCGCTCTTCCTGCGGGAACGGATCACCTCGCGTCTAGTCGTTGGCGGAATTGCTGCGATGGCAGGGGTATGCCTCATCATTCTGGGCGGCTCGGAAGGGTTCGATCTATCGTCAGAGCATATGATCGGCAATCTCTTGGCGCTCGGCATCAGCTTCGTCGGCGCGCTGTTCAATCTGGCCTGTATGCCGCTTATGCGGCAGTATTCCGCCCTGCGCGTCAGCACTTGGTTCATTACCTTCGGCGTGATCTTTATGTTTCCTCTGACGCTGCACGCTTGGGGGAAGGTCGATTGGGGCTCGCTGACAGGCAGCCACTACACGGCTATCGTGTACAACGTTCTAATCTGTACCGTGTTCGCGTTCGTAGTATGGAATGCAAGCATGTTTAAAATCGGGGCGGCGCGTGCGAATTTCTTCCGCTATGTGGTTCCGGCTTCCGCTGTGGCCGCAGGGTACTTGTTCTTCGACGAATCGATTAGTACGTGGCAGCTGACAGGCACCGTGTTCATGGCGGCAGGACTTGTGTGGATCAGCCTGGAACGAAGAGAGCCGGCGGCACCGGTTATAACGCTGTAA
- a CDS encoding glutathione peroxidase → MNVYDFTVKTSRGEAKSLADYRGQVLLIVNTATGCGLAPQFKELQQLSETYKDAGLTVLGFPCNQFREQEPVKDSDMQEACQINFGVTFPLLGKINVNGPDADPLYKYLKKEASGFLGSSIKWNFTKFLVNTEGHVVKRFSPATKPLKFEAYIRKLLADVKTGTPVV, encoded by the coding sequence ATGAACGTTTACGACTTCACGGTAAAGACGTCCCGGGGCGAAGCAAAATCACTTGCCGATTACCGCGGCCAAGTGCTGCTCATTGTAAATACGGCGACGGGGTGCGGGTTAGCCCCGCAGTTCAAGGAGCTGCAGCAATTGAGCGAGACGTACAAGGATGCAGGCCTGACGGTGCTCGGCTTTCCGTGCAACCAGTTTCGGGAGCAGGAGCCTGTGAAAGACAGTGACATGCAGGAGGCTTGCCAAATCAATTTCGGCGTGACCTTCCCGTTGCTAGGCAAAATCAACGTCAATGGTCCGGATGCGGACCCGCTGTATAAGTATTTGAAGAAGGAAGCTTCGGGCTTCCTCGGCTCGTCCATCAAGTGGAACTTCACTAAATTTCTCGTGAATACAGAAGGCCATGTCGTGAAGCGCTTCTCGCCGGCGACCAAACCTTTGAAATTCGAAGCGTATATCCGCAAGCTGCTTGCTGACGTGAAGACGGGAACGCCGGTCGTGTAA
- a CDS encoding sugar phosphate isomerase/epimerase, translating into MTIALRNKIGVIVDSFGIGVREGLLKAKEVGAEGVQIYAVSGEMDPANLNAAARRELRERISGLGLEISALCGDLGGHGFQDAAANAAKVEKSKRILDLAVELGTPIVTTHIGIVPDDQNSEIYAAMQGACEELGQYAKSMNAFFAIETGPEPAAHLKSFLDTLSTNGVSVNFDPANMVMVTGDDPVQGVITLKDYIVHTHVKDGQRLRIVDPRQVYGFLGYQGMSHEQIADMASGGPDFAELPLGEGGVDFDAYFAALQSIGYTGYLTIEREVGDQPELDIRRAVEFIKRYR; encoded by the coding sequence ATGACGATTGCATTGCGGAACAAAATCGGTGTCATTGTCGATAGCTTTGGCATCGGCGTGCGCGAGGGCTTGCTGAAAGCGAAAGAGGTCGGCGCGGAGGGCGTGCAGATCTATGCGGTGTCGGGCGAGATGGATCCGGCCAACTTGAACGCGGCGGCTAGACGGGAGCTGCGGGAGCGGATCAGCGGACTAGGACTCGAGATTTCGGCGCTGTGCGGCGATCTGGGCGGCCACGGCTTCCAGGATGCGGCGGCGAATGCGGCCAAAGTCGAGAAATCCAAACGGATTCTCGACCTTGCGGTCGAACTCGGCACGCCGATCGTAACGACGCATATCGGCATCGTGCCGGATGACCAGAATAGCGAGATCTATGCGGCGATGCAGGGCGCCTGCGAGGAGCTTGGGCAATACGCGAAGAGCATGAACGCCTTCTTTGCGATCGAGACGGGACCAGAGCCTGCGGCTCACCTGAAGAGCTTCCTCGATACGCTGAGCACGAACGGCGTTTCCGTTAACTTCGATCCCGCCAACATGGTCATGGTGACGGGCGACGACCCGGTGCAGGGCGTCATTACGCTGAAGGACTACATCGTGCATACGCATGTGAAGGACGGCCAAAGACTGCGCATCGTCGATCCGCGCCAAGTGTACGGCTTCCTCGGCTATCAGGGCATGTCGCATGAGCAAATCGCGGATATGGCATCGGGCGGTCCGGACTTTGCGGAGCTGCCGCTCGGCGAGGGCGGCGTGGATTTCGACGCGTATTTTGCTGCTCTGCAGTCGATTGGCTATACCGGGTACTTGACGATCGAGCGCGAAGTGGGCGATCAGCCGGAGCTGGACATTCGCAGAGCGGTTGAATTTATTAAACGGTACCGCTAG
- a CDS encoding stalk domain-containing protein has protein sequence MAYRAKSLLIDALAAIMLPAVSLTYAAAASDVSTMQQAVANHAVELSSGAHSSLEADGTAFKQIVAGDYYSAALRADGTVWTWGRNLWGELGVLAHNTVTSIAAPVRLTGLSEMTAIASNGTGAQVGRKADGTVWEWGSIAGLKATIRNSVLPVQVAGLSGVKAAAMLSGTGLALKSDGTMAAWTHTGQGGDVKIVQVDDSRKWASLQSDGSAVYALDNSGSVWLFDERREQDRFILLPPVRLTGLPEMKQLSFSDSSVELYGVDKLGAAWKWNRQSKPVRVFPKLKVKEIHAGGYDVLITEQGEVWALGKGPNGKAGKVEGLRDIVSAASGGHHNLALDSKGRIWGWGSDNWHQTGQVRPAGDGMVYRPLPIQPAITVYVNGKLFTSAFPARMDNLSISVPLRNILGALGGSLSTSSDYTMTIQYKAIHVKWLGDGAAEINGKRVELPAVMPGFSGVMMVPVALLKQMGIAAAWDAKRGELRLTAV, from the coding sequence GTGGCTTATCGGGCAAAATCACTTCTGATCGACGCGCTTGCCGCCATTATGCTTCCGGCCGTAAGTCTCACGTATGCAGCCGCAGCTTCTGACGTATCTACAATGCAGCAGGCAGTCGCGAATCATGCGGTGGAGCTCTCTTCAGGTGCTCATTCTTCACTGGAGGCCGATGGCACTGCATTCAAACAAATTGTAGCCGGCGACTATTACTCGGCTGCGCTGCGAGCAGACGGGACCGTCTGGACATGGGGCCGCAATTTATGGGGCGAGCTCGGCGTGCTGGCGCATAATACGGTCACCAGCATCGCTGCGCCTGTCCGGCTGACGGGCCTGTCGGAAATGACCGCGATTGCTTCGAACGGGACTGGCGCCCAGGTGGGACGCAAAGCTGACGGGACGGTGTGGGAGTGGGGCTCGATCGCCGGACTGAAGGCGACCATCCGGAACTCCGTGCTGCCGGTGCAGGTGGCAGGCTTGTCGGGCGTAAAGGCAGCCGCCATGCTGAGCGGTACGGGCTTGGCGCTGAAGAGTGACGGCACGATGGCCGCTTGGACGCATACCGGTCAAGGCGGGGACGTGAAGATCGTCCAAGTGGACGACAGCCGCAAATGGGCAAGTCTCCAGTCGGATGGCAGCGCGGTCTATGCTTTGGATAACAGCGGCAGCGTCTGGCTGTTCGACGAGCGGCGGGAACAAGACCGCTTCATCTTGCTTCCGCCTGTTCGGCTGACCGGACTTCCGGAGATGAAACAGCTCTCCTTCAGCGACAGCTCCGTCGAGCTTTACGGCGTGGACAAGCTCGGCGCAGCATGGAAATGGAACAGGCAGAGCAAGCCGGTTCGCGTCTTTCCGAAGCTGAAGGTAAAGGAAATTCATGCCGGCGGCTACGACGTGCTCATTACCGAGCAAGGCGAGGTATGGGCGCTTGGGAAAGGCCCGAACGGCAAGGCTGGCAAAGTAGAGGGGCTGCGGGATATCGTATCCGCTGCGTCCGGCGGCCATCACAATCTGGCGCTGGACTCGAAAGGGCGAATATGGGGATGGGGCAGCGATAATTGGCATCAGACCGGCCAAGTTCGTCCAGCCGGCGACGGCATGGTTTATCGACCGCTTCCCATTCAACCGGCGATTACCGTATATGTGAACGGGAAGCTGTTTACGTCCGCTTTTCCGGCCCGGATGGATAATCTCTCGATCTCGGTTCCGCTTCGGAATATCCTAGGCGCACTTGGAGGCAGTCTGTCCACGTCAAGCGATTATACGATGACGATTCAGTATAAAGCGATCCATGTCAAATGGCTTGGCGATGGAGCCGCGGAAATCAACGGCAAGCGGGTGGAGCTTCCCGCGGTCATGCCGGGCTTCTCCGGTGTTATGATGGTGCCGGTTGCGCTGCTGAAGCAGATGGGTATCGCCGCCGCATGGGATGCGAAGCGGGGAGAGCTGCGCTTGACCGCTGTTTGA
- the fdhD gene encoding formate dehydrogenase accessory sulfurtransferase FdhD, with the protein MLPNATTSWSIRKYTAGEASIQEDEIAAEYPLTVQLDGEEFATIVCSPTDLTELAIGFLASEGVIREVKDIKELRIDEERGYIYAELHHKQSTGKDDYAKRFIGSCCGKSRQFYFRSDARTARTSMTRMTVTAPQCMTLMRLLQQSSAAFQLTGGVHNAALCTSSALIAVRADIGRHNALDKLFGYALQQRLPAADKIIAFSGRLSSEVVLKAAKIGVGILLSKSAPTDLALKLADDLGITCVGFIRGGDMNVYTHGYRIVDSPDAQQTKDR; encoded by the coding sequence ATGCTGCCTAACGCGACAACCAGCTGGTCCATTCGCAAATATACGGCAGGCGAAGCCTCGATTCAGGAGGATGAGATCGCCGCGGAATACCCGCTGACCGTGCAGCTCGACGGCGAAGAATTCGCGACGATTGTCTGCTCGCCGACCGATCTCACGGAGCTCGCGATCGGTTTCCTGGCCTCCGAGGGCGTCATTCGAGAGGTCAAGGACATCAAGGAGCTGCGAATCGACGAGGAACGCGGCTATATCTATGCAGAGCTGCACCATAAGCAATCGACCGGCAAAGACGATTACGCGAAGCGGTTTATCGGGTCCTGCTGCGGGAAGAGCCGTCAGTTTTATTTTCGCAGCGATGCTCGGACGGCCCGAACCTCGATGACGCGCATGACCGTCACGGCCCCGCAGTGCATGACGCTTATGCGGCTGCTGCAGCAGAGCTCTGCGGCGTTTCAGCTGACCGGAGGCGTGCATAACGCGGCGCTCTGCACGTCATCCGCGCTCATCGCCGTTCGCGCCGACATCGGCCGGCACAATGCGCTCGACAAGCTGTTCGGCTATGCCCTGCAGCAGCGCCTTCCCGCAGCGGACAAAATCATCGCCTTCAGCGGCCGCCTCTCCTCGGAGGTTGTGCTGAAAGCGGCCAAAATCGGCGTCGGCATCCTGCTCTCCAAATCGGCGCCGACCGACCTCGCACTGAAGCTGGCGGACGATCTCGGCATCACCTGCGTCGGCTTCATCCGCGGAGGAGACATGAATGTGTACACGCATGGCTACCGAATCGTGGACAGTCCGGATGCCCAGCAGACTAAAGACCGCTAA
- a CDS encoding FdhF/YdeP family oxidoreductase, protein MGRTKHTGPIKLPSLPNSKLWVSKIPFGLGKVKPHHIRDTLKVMADNRDNLPYALRILTQGVCDGCALGVSGLHDQTLAGPHVCTTRLNLLRLNTMPAIKPAVLHADIDELRRMDSTALRKLGRLPYPLIRRKGERSFSRLSWDEALGLIAARIRAIDPKQLAFYLTARGITNESYYAAAKAARFLGTNNIDNASRICHSPSKTALKRSIGIGASSCNYKDWIGTDVLVFWGSVAANNQPVSTKYMYAAKRKGTRIIVINPYREPAMDGYWVPSIPESALFGTKLADDFYQVNIGGDIAFMHGVMKHWFDMEAAKPGSAIDHAFVREHANGFDALRTHVLAQDWAQLERSSGLSRARMTEFSELLAAAKSGVFVWSMGLTQHRFGSDNISQVANLALLRGFLGREHCGLMPIRGHSGVQGSGEMGADPFSLPGGEFKGMDIARMEAIWGFQLPRWQGDIVGVTLENALLPDEHERKLKLFYTSGGNFLETMPEPDFVRSCLEAVDIRVHQDIVLNTSTLADAREAVIVLPAMTRYEQPGGGTSTSTERMVYFSPEIEGPRIAEARAEWQIYCDLAARVYPARAKSITFKSANALRAEIALAAPNYDGIQFLKNKGDVFQWGGAWLCEGGICPTKDGRGQLLPIELPELRKPDGHFYFTSRRGKQFNSMIYGGTDPFNAASRYDVLMHPSDGLKHGIAEGEAVVLYNSSGTFHGRAKYASIAEGNLELYWPECNALLPKKVYEPHAGIPEYNAAVIMERAETYHSLKDTRYVEKRIAGLDHELHEEDLQEVK, encoded by the coding sequence ATGGGGAGAACAAAGCATACCGGACCGATTAAGCTGCCGAGTCTGCCGAATTCGAAGCTCTGGGTAAGCAAAATACCTTTCGGGCTCGGCAAGGTGAAGCCGCATCACATTCGCGATACGCTGAAAGTCATGGCAGACAACCGCGATAATTTGCCCTATGCGTTACGCATTCTGACACAGGGCGTTTGCGATGGCTGCGCGCTTGGCGTATCCGGCTTGCATGACCAGACACTGGCCGGTCCCCATGTGTGCACGACACGGCTGAATTTGCTCCGGCTGAACACCATGCCTGCCATCAAGCCTGCCGTGCTGCATGCCGATATCGACGAGCTCCGCCGGATGGACAGCACCGCGCTGCGCAAGCTGGGGCGATTGCCTTACCCGCTCATTCGCCGCAAGGGCGAACGGTCCTTCAGCCGCTTGTCGTGGGACGAGGCGCTGGGCCTGATCGCGGCGCGGATTCGCGCCATCGATCCGAAGCAGCTGGCTTTCTACCTGACCGCCCGCGGAATCACGAATGAATCCTACTACGCGGCGGCCAAGGCAGCGCGCTTCCTTGGAACGAACAATATCGACAACGCTTCGCGGATCTGCCATTCGCCGTCCAAAACAGCGCTGAAGCGCTCCATCGGCATCGGGGCTTCCAGCTGCAACTACAAGGATTGGATCGGTACCGACGTGCTTGTGTTCTGGGGAAGCGTTGCGGCGAACAACCAACCGGTATCCACCAAATATATGTACGCCGCCAAACGCAAGGGGACGAGAATCATCGTCATCAACCCTTACCGCGAGCCTGCGATGGACGGCTACTGGGTACCTTCTATTCCTGAATCCGCCCTGTTCGGAACGAAGCTTGCCGACGATTTCTACCAAGTCAACATCGGCGGAGATATCGCCTTCATGCACGGGGTCATGAAGCATTGGTTCGACATGGAGGCCGCTAAGCCCGGCTCCGCCATCGATCATGCTTTCGTGCGCGAGCATGCGAACGGCTTCGATGCGCTTCGCACGCATGTACTGGCGCAAGACTGGGCGCAGCTTGAACGTTCTTCCGGCTTGTCGCGTGCGCGCATGACGGAATTCTCCGAGCTGCTCGCGGCGGCGAAATCAGGCGTCTTCGTTTGGAGCATGGGGCTGACGCAGCACCGCTTCGGCTCCGACAATATCTCGCAGGTCGCCAATTTGGCGCTGCTGCGCGGCTTCCTCGGCCGCGAGCACTGCGGCCTCATGCCGATCCGCGGCCATAGCGGTGTCCAAGGCTCCGGCGAAATGGGTGCCGATCCGTTCAGCCTGCCCGGCGGCGAATTTAAGGGTATGGACATCGCGCGGATGGAAGCGATATGGGGGTTCCAGCTGCCGCGGTGGCAGGGGGACATTGTCGGCGTTACGCTGGAGAATGCGCTGCTGCCCGATGAACACGAGCGAAAGCTCAAGCTGTTCTATACGTCCGGCGGCAATTTCCTCGAGACGATGCCTGAGCCGGATTTCGTCCGCTCCTGCTTGGAGGCCGTCGACATCCGCGTTCACCAGGATATCGTACTGAACACATCGACGCTCGCCGATGCCCGTGAAGCCGTCATCGTCCTGCCGGCCATGACGCGCTACGAGCAGCCCGGCGGCGGCACCTCTACATCGACGGAACGGATGGTGTATTTCTCGCCGGAGATTGAAGGCCCACGCATTGCGGAAGCACGCGCGGAATGGCAGATTTACTGCGACTTGGCCGCGCGGGTCTATCCAGCCCGAGCCAAATCCATTACGTTCAAGAGCGCCAACGCGCTGCGTGCGGAGATTGCGCTTGCTGCGCCGAACTACGATGGTATCCAGTTTCTGAAGAACAAGGGCGATGTGTTTCAATGGGGCGGCGCTTGGCTCTGCGAAGGAGGCATCTGTCCCACGAAGGACGGACGCGGCCAGCTCCTGCCGATCGAGCTGCCGGAGCTCCGTAAGCCGGACGGCCATTTCTACTTCACGTCCCGGCGCGGGAAGCAGTTCAATTCCATGATCTACGGCGGCACCGATCCTTTCAATGCCGCAAGCCGGTACGATGTGCTGATGCATCCAAGCGACGGTCTTAAGCACGGCATCGCGGAAGGCGAGGCTGTCGTGCTGTACAACAGCTCCGGCACGTTCCACGGCAGAGCCAAATACGCCTCCATCGCCGAAGGCAACCTGGAGCTCTATTGGCCGGAATGCAACGCCTTGCTTCCGAAGAAGGTCTATGAGCCGCATGCCGGCATTCCGGAATACAATGCGGCGGTTATCATGGAACGCGCGGAAACCTATCATTCGCTGAAGGACACCCGTTACGTGGAGAAGCGAATTGCAGGGCTCGACCATGAGCTGCACGAAGAGGACTTACAGGAAGTGAAATAG
- a CDS encoding ABC transporter ATP-binding protein: MKAAIQLSGVSKIYKDKKAVDNVTLSIAEGTVVALLGPNGAGKTTTVSMILGLHKPTKGTVKLLGGNPGDTRVRDRIGAMLQDVSVIDGLKVAESINLFRSYYEKPLALDYLLKVSNLEAEKDKMASALSGGQQRRLGFALALAGDPEVIFLDEPTVGMDVTSRQLFWDTVRAMAGKGRTIVLTTHYLDEADSVADRIVVINNGRIIADGTPSEIKAETTGRVISFIAGASVTTEALRALPGVTDVEWSGRKVRLFSGDTDRLIKALIEQRLDMRDIEIQSGGLEDAFQALVQQAN, from the coding sequence ATGAAAGCAGCGATTCAGCTTAGCGGCGTCAGCAAAATTTATAAGGACAAGAAAGCTGTCGACAATGTGACGTTGTCGATCGCGGAAGGAACAGTGGTTGCCCTGCTCGGTCCGAACGGCGCGGGCAAGACGACCACGGTGTCGATGATTCTCGGTCTGCATAAGCCGACGAAAGGAACCGTGAAGCTGCTCGGCGGCAATCCCGGCGATACGCGCGTCCGCGACCGGATCGGTGCGATGCTGCAGGATGTGAGCGTCATCGACGGGTTGAAGGTGGCGGAGAGCATTAATTTGTTCCGCAGCTATTATGAGAAGCCGCTGGCGCTCGATTATTTGCTTAAAGTGTCCAACTTAGAAGCCGAGAAGGATAAGATGGCCTCCGCGCTCTCCGGCGGGCAGCAGCGCCGCTTAGGCTTCGCCCTGGCACTTGCAGGCGATCCGGAGGTCATCTTCCTTGACGAGCCCACGGTGGGCATGGATGTCACTTCCCGCCAGCTGTTCTGGGATACGGTTCGCGCCATGGCGGGGAAAGGGCGGACAATCGTGCTCACGACGCATTATCTCGATGAAGCGGACAGCGTCGCCGACCGGATCGTCGTCATCAATAACGGCCGTATCATCGCCGACGGTACGCCGAGCGAGATCAAAGCCGAGACAACCGGCCGCGTGATCTCTTTCATCGCTGGTGCATCAGTTACAACCGAAGCGCTTCGCGCGCTGCCGGGCGTTACGGACGTGGAATGGAGCGGACGCAAGGTGCGGCTCTTCAGCGGCGATACGGACCGGTTGATCAAGGCACTGATTGAGCAGCGGCTCGACATGCGCGATATCGAGATTCAAAGCGGCGGACTAGAGGATGCGTTCCAAGCCCTCGTCCAGCAAGCGAATTAA
- a CDS encoding PadR family transcriptional regulator: MNALSYALLCMLARRPCSGYELTKLLQLFWQAQHSQIYPLLAKLEKDKLVTFELVGQTGKPDKKIYSITDRGIAELKHWIQNQPPSMQLERDEFLIKVYAIGLIQPEAAEGLFRERSEALAARRSRLEGEIRLMEAEELPVTDFASKQFGRYLLYQRKLRLVSEELDWIEWALPLFRLSRVVPEPKA, encoded by the coding sequence ATGAACGCATTATCATACGCCTTGCTCTGCATGCTGGCGCGCAGGCCTTGCTCGGGTTATGAGCTGACGAAGCTGCTGCAGCTGTTCTGGCAGGCGCAGCATAGTCAAATCTATCCGCTGCTCGCGAAGCTGGAGAAGGACAAGCTGGTCACCTTCGAGCTGGTCGGGCAAACCGGCAAGCCGGATAAGAAAATTTACAGCATCACGGACCGAGGCATCGCCGAGCTGAAGCACTGGATCCAGAATCAGCCCCCATCGATGCAATTGGAGCGTGACGAGTTTCTGATCAAGGTCTACGCGATCGGTCTGATTCAGCCGGAGGCGGCCGAGGGACTCTTCCGGGAACGGAGCGAAGCGCTAGCGGCACGGAGAAGCCGGCTCGAGGGCGAGATTCGGTTAATGGAAGCAGAAGAGCTGCCGGTCACGGACTTCGCCTCCAAACAGTTCGGACGGTATTTGCTCTACCAGCGGAAGCTTCGCCTCGTAAGCGAAGAGCTTGATTGGATCGAATGGGCGCTGCCGCTATTTCGACTCTCGCGGGTTGTTCCAGAACCGAAGGCGTGA
- a CDS encoding DUF2294 domain-containing protein has product MNPIEAEFSNLVKAFRKRHMGKGPSRITTTFCKRWAICEMEGNLSPVEKFIAAANDGKQLLREARTQWVKDIYRKHPPFEMEELLGARYVELYLDIDIDKDFGMSIFVFDQDIERKFGGNR; this is encoded by the coding sequence ATGAATCCAATCGAAGCGGAATTCAGCAACCTGGTCAAAGCCTTCCGCAAACGCCATATGGGCAAAGGCCCGAGCCGCATCACGACAACCTTCTGCAAGCGCTGGGCCATCTGCGAGATGGAAGGCAATCTCTCGCCCGTCGAGAAGTTCATCGCGGCAGCGAATGACGGCAAACAGCTGCTTCGCGAGGCGCGCACGCAATGGGTGAAAGATATTTACCGCAAACATCCGCCGTTTGAAATGGAAGAGCTGCTCGGCGCACGCTACGTGGAGCTCTATCTCGATATTGATATCGACAAGGACTTCGGCATGTCGATCTTCGTCTTCGATCAGGATATCGAGCGCAAGTTCGGCGGCAACCGCTAG
- a CDS encoding sugar phosphate isomerase/epimerase produces MKIAVSVWSCHQYLQDGSWTNSDFIDYAASAGAQGVELLSIFWDAESDVPAVREALDRTGLKLACFGACNDFARPSAGERAAALADIKLAVDAAALFGAEVVRVFAGDAKEGVSYEQGKVWIVEGLTEGAAYAQSRGVLLCLENHGVFAGRSAQVKELIEEVGSPALRSTFDMGNFLLVDDVPDAAFQELATSISHVHAKDFKLIEGEDGYRSLGGKTYVGKAPTEGDAGVAGLVAKLDGIGYTGWMSVEYEGQEEQKAGTAKAIKLLQGTVHRLQELV; encoded by the coding sequence ATGAAGATCGCCGTCAGCGTGTGGAGCTGTCATCAATATTTGCAGGATGGCTCTTGGACCAATTCGGATTTTATCGATTATGCAGCAAGCGCGGGTGCGCAGGGCGTAGAGCTGCTGAGCATATTCTGGGATGCCGAGTCCGACGTGCCCGCTGTTCGCGAGGCGCTTGACCGGACAGGACTTAAGCTGGCCTGCTTCGGAGCTTGCAATGATTTTGCAAGACCCTCCGCGGGGGAACGTGCTGCAGCGCTGGCAGATATTAAGCTTGCCGTGGATGCCGCGGCCCTATTCGGGGCCGAGGTCGTTCGCGTATTCGCCGGCGATGCCAAGGAAGGCGTCAGCTACGAGCAGGGCAAAGTCTGGATCGTAGAAGGACTGACGGAGGGGGCTGCTTACGCGCAAAGCCGCGGCGTGCTGCTCTGTCTGGAGAACCACGGCGTGTTTGCCGGCCGAAGCGCGCAGGTGAAGGAATTGATTGAGGAAGTCGGCTCGCCGGCGCTGCGCAGCACATTCGATATGGGCAATTTTCTGCTGGTGGACGATGTGCCGGATGCGGCTTTCCAAGAGCTTGCGACTTCTATTTCCCATGTGCATGCGAAGGATTTCAAATTGATTGAAGGCGAGGACGGCTATCGCTCGCTTGGCGGCAAGACGTACGTCGGCAAAGCGCCGACCGAAGGCGATGCCGGCGTAGCCGGCTTGGTCGCAAAGCTGGACGGAATCGGATACACGGGCTGGATGAGCGTGGAGTATGAAGGGCAGGAAGAGCAGAAGGCAGGCACGGCCAAAGCGATTAAGCTGCTTCAGGGAACCGTTCACCGTTTGCAGGAGCTTGTCTAG